The Juglans microcarpa x Juglans regia isolate MS1-56 chromosome 8S, Jm3101_v1.0, whole genome shotgun sequence genome has a window encoding:
- the LOC121243950 gene encoding LOW QUALITY PROTEIN: ubiquitin carboxyl-terminal hydrolase MINDY-3-like (The sequence of the model RefSeq protein was modified relative to this genomic sequence to represent the inferred CDS: inserted 1 base in 1 codon), with amino-acid sequence MADQEEEDLQMALRMSMQHSPPEPKRSKPRDAPPGSPADSSNESPEAKNRRMQRELMAAAAERRMLPARTATPMAGVRSGSALQVDKKEXELGAEEVTWGKELSGEEAKQLFSMVFGNEVSKDILAQWTNQGIRFSSDPETSMGLVQHEGGPCGVLAALQAYVLKYILFFPNELGSVTQNLGSRRLSTGECIASNNFPSLTEDAKARALVRSMVEILFLCGDGKSVVVATLNVITHNVEAEDSLREEIIAKSLDGLSIESASDLQKILRVETYTSQESAFQILQQLIPFFQSRMGAMLFLISALLSRGLDSVQADRDDPSLPLVTAPFGHASQEIVNLLLCGQAVPNVFDGRMDLGGGMFLKGIFRNVEVGFLTLLESLNFCKVGQFLKCPKWPIWVVGSESHYTVIFSLDTTVQDENELEERESQVRKAFDAQDQSGGGGFISVEGFHQVLRDTNIKLTPEKIDHLCNTGFIVWSEFWQVILDLDKSLGGLKDSSGLMGKKVFDLYHFNGIAKSDLNGSHISTGGETPVQRPRLTKLRVSVPPRWTPEEFMADVAVSSASGGNESGGKETEAKPEPSQHAPLVDCIRTRWPRATCNWVGDHPSIV; translated from the exons ATGGCGGATCAGGAAGAGGAGGACCTGCAAATGGCCCTGAGGATGAGTATGCAGCACTCTCCCCCCGAGCCAAAACGGAGCAAGCCCAGGGACGCCCCACCCGGATCTCCGGCTGACTCTTCGAACGAGTCACCAGAGGCCAAGAACCGGCGGATGCAGCGGGAGCTCATGGCCGCCGCCGCAGAGAGGCGAATGCTGCCGGCAAGGACCGCCACTCCCATGGCGGGTGTGCGTTCGGGTTCCGCATTGCAGGTTGATAAGAAAG GGGAATTGGGGGCGGAAGAGGTGACTTGGGGGAAGGAGCTATCGGGGGAGGAAGCGAAGCAGTTGTTTTCGATGGTTTTTGGGAATGAGGTTTCGAAGGACATTCTCGCACAATGGACTAATCAGGGAATAAG GTTTAGTTCTGATCCAGAAACATCTATGGGCCTAGTGCAACATGAAGGTGGGCCCTGTGGCGTCTTAGCAGCCCTACAA GCATATGTTCTCAAATACattcttttctttccaaatgAATTAGGTAGCGTGACACAGAATTTGGGTTCAAGGAGATTGTCTACAGGTGAATGTATTGCATCAAATAATTTTCCTTCTCTCACCGAAGATGCAAAAGCAAG AGCCCTGGTTAGAAGTATGGTTGAGATATTGTTTTTATGCGGAGATGGTAAAAGTGTTGTGGTGGCAACTCTGAATGTCATAACCCACAATGTTGAGGCTGAAGACAGTTTGAGGGAGGAG ATCATTGCAAAATCACTTGATGGTCTGTCAATTGAATCAGCATCTGACTTGCAGAAAATTCTAAGAGTTGAGACATACACATCGCAAGAAAGTGCATTTCAGATTCTCCAACAATTGATTCCCTTTTTCCAAAGTCGTATGGGGGCAATGCTATTTCTTATTTCTGCTTTACTTTCACGAGGACTG GACTCTGTTCAAGCTGACAGGGATGATCCCAGCCTACCTCTAGTCACTGCTCCATTTGGGCATGCCTCTCAG GAAATTGTAAACCTACTGCTCTGCGGGCAGGCTGTCCCTAACGTGTTTGATGGGAGGATGGATTTGGGTGGTGGCATGTTTCTAAAGGGCATATTCAGAAATGTGGAAGTTGGATTCCTAACTCTGCTAGAATCTCTCAATTTCTGTAAGGTTGGACAGTTTCTGAAATGCCCAAAATGGCCAATATGGGTTGTCGGGAGTGAGTCACATTATACAGTTATATTTTCTCTTGATACAACTGTTCAAGACGAGAATGAGCTGGAAGAAAGGGAATCACAGGTACGGAAAGCTTTTGATGCTCAAGATCAGAGTGGAGGTGGTGGCTTCATTAGTGTGGAAGGCTTCCATCAAGTACTCAGGGACACAAACATAAAGCTCACCCCTGAGAAAATTGATCACCTTTGCAACACGGGTTTTATTGTATGGAGTGAGTTCTGGCAGGTTATTTTAGATTTGGACAAGAGCTTGGGAGGTTTAAAGGATTCATCTGGATTGATGGGCAAGAAGGTGTTTGACCTTTACCATTTTAATGGGATTGCAAAATCAGATTTGAATGGCAGCCACATATCAACTGGAGGCGAAACTCCCGTGCAAAGACCAAGGCTTACAAAATTGAGGGTTTCAGTACCACCAAGGTGGACGCCTGAGGAATTCATGGCTGATGTAGCAGTGTCCTCGGCTTCTGGTGGAAACGAATCTGGAGGGAAAGAGACTGAAGCTAAACCGGAGCCATCTCAGCATGCACCTTTGGTGGACTGCATAAGAACACGCTGGCCCCGTGCTACTTGCAATTGGGTGGGGGATCACCCTAGTATTGTGTGA
- the LOC121243953 gene encoding protein WHAT'S THIS FACTOR 1 homolog, chloroplastic yields the protein MLRKNPSFRNNPFYVPQSLQYLVRKFSLWSMKKEPDLESALSRNRRWVVNNQIKNIILRCPDRVAPVKFLQKKFKTLDLQGKALNWLKKYPCCFDVYLEGDEYYCRLTKRMMFLVEEEEAVKDMQEPVFVERLGKLLMMSSNHRLNVVKLNEIKRNFGFPDDYLIRIVPKYSDMFRVVNYSGRRSSMEIELASWNPGFAVSAIEAAARKQGSEPCFSCSLPSSWVKSWERSRKFNSTPYISPYLEIRGLMEGSMEMEKRTVGLVHELLSLTLWKKASILKLGHFRREFGLPEKLNVLLLKHPGIFYVSNKYQIYTVLLREGYKGSELIDKDPLVVAKENFGELMQDGLHEYNRRRHLLNLEKKKKDIVLRGLEKNKTRSSEMSDNDDGGVKLGGLFDPEERKRFYKVLFDDAVP from the coding sequence ATGCTTCGGAAAAACCCCAGTTTTAGGAACAATCCATTTTATGTTCCTCAATCTCTTCAGTATCTTGTCCGAAAATTCTCACTCTGGTCAATGAAGAAAGAACCGGATCTCGAATCCGCTCTGTCTAGGAACCGTAGGTGGGTTGTCAATAATCAGATCAAGAACATCATTCTTCGGTGCCCCGACCGGGTGGCGCCGGTGAAGTTCTTGCAGAAGAAATTCAAGACCCTTGATCTACAGGGCAAAGCTCTGAACTGGCTCAAGAAATACCCGTGCTGCTTCGACGTTTATCTCGAAGGCGACGAGTACTACTGCCGGCTGACAAAGCGGATGATGTTTTtggtggaagaggaagaggctGTCAAAGATATGCAGGAACCGGTGTTCGTCGAGAGATTGGGGAAGTTGCTTATGATGAGCTCGAATCATAGACTCAATGTCGTTAAACTTAATGAAATAAAGAGGAATTTCGGTTTTCCAGACGACTATCTGATTAGAATCGTGCCCAAGTATTCGGATATGTTTCGGGTTGTTAATTACAGCGGAAGACGGAGTTCGATGGAGATTGAACTGGCTTCCTGGAACCCTGGTTTCGCAGTTTCTGCCATTGAAGCCGCCGCTAGGAAGCAGGGTTCTGAGCCATGTTTTTCATGTTCATTGCCCTCTAGTTGGGTGAAGTCATGGGAGAGATCTCGTAAATTCAACTCAACGCCGTACATTTCGCCATACTTGGAAATCAGAGGTTTGATGGAGGGATCaatggagatggagaagagGACTGTGGGCTTGGTGCACGAGCTGTTGTCGTTGACACTGTGGAAGAAAGCGTCAATTTTGAAGCTAGGACATTTTAGGAGAGAGTTTGGCTTGCCAGAGAAACTGAATGTTCTGTTGCTCAAACATCCAGGCATTTTCTACGTTTCGAATAAGTATCAAATCTATACTGTGCTTCTTAGAGAAGGATATAAGGGGTCAGAGCTGATTGATAAAGATCCTCTGGTTGTTGCTAAAGAAAATTTTGGGGAACTGATGCAGGACGGACTTCATGAATATAATCGGAGGCGACATTTACTgaatttggagaagaaaaagaaagacatTGTATTGAGGGGATTGGAGAAAAACAAGACCAGAAGCTCTGAAATGTCCGACAATGATGATGGGGGAGTTAAGTTGGGAGGTCTGTTTGATccggaagaaagaaaaagattctATAAAGTTCTCTTTGATGATGCTGTTCCATAA